A genomic region of Pelodiscus sinensis isolate JC-2024 chromosome 1, ASM4963464v1, whole genome shotgun sequence contains the following coding sequences:
- the LOC142829661 gene encoding olfactory receptor 52P1-like — MAAFNLTPSDTSTFILAGIPGLEDSHIWISIPFATCYIFCLLGNFSILFVVGKEQTLHQPMYLLFCMLALTDITMSTCIVPKALGIFWFNLKVITVSGCLTQITFIGTAFAMQSGVLVSMGFDRYVAICNPLRYTTILTHTRIATLGLLSLIRGILCMLPVPLVLSQLPFCGNRIISDINCEALPVAKILCGDLTFYRLYGLVLTLTIIGSDLMLITLSYSLIIRAVLRISSQKAHQKALNTCTAHIGVMLTSYTPFLFSIMTNRFGESIAPHVQIFLGSVCVLVPTMLNPIVYGVKTKELRDKIRKNFCRLRSH; from the coding sequence ATGGCAGCTTTCAACCTCACACCCTCTGACACGTCAACATTCATCCTAGcaggcattcctggcctggaagATTCTCACATCTGGATTTCCATCCCTTTTGCTACTTGTTATATTTTCTGCCTGTTGGGAAATTTCTCCATTCTGTTCGTGGTAGGCaaagagcagaccctgcaccagccGATGTACCTGCTGTTCTGCATGCTGGCGCTCACAGATATCACCATGTCGACCTGCATTGTACCAAAGGCCCTGggtatattttggttcaatttgaaAGTCATCACAGTGAGTGGCTGCCTCACCCAAATTACATTCATTGGCACGGCTTTTGCAATGCAATCAGGTGTCCTGGTATCAATGGGCTTCGATCGCTATGTTGCCATATGTAACCCTCTGAGATACACCACCATCCTCACCCACACACGAATAGCTACGCTAGGGCTTCTCAGTTTAATACGAGGGATTCTCTGTATGCTGCCCGTGCCCCTAGTGCTGAGCCAGCTGCCGTTCTGTGGCAACCGCATCATCTCTGATATAAACTGTGAGGCTCTTCCTGTGGCCAAGATTTTATGTGGGGACCTCACATTCTACAGGCTCTATGGCTTGGTGCTGACACTTACAATAATTGGGTCCGACCTGATGCTCATCACCCTGTCCTACTCTCTGATCATCAGGGCCGTTCTAAGAATCTCCTCTCAGAaagcccaccagaaagccctcaacacctgcacTGCCCACATCGGTGTGATGCTCACGTCTTATACTCCCTTCCTTTTCTCCATTATGACAAATCGGTTTGGTGAGAGCATCGCTCCTCATGTTCAAATCTTCTTGGGCAGTGTCTGTGTCCTTGTCCCCACCATGCTCAACCCCATAGTATATGGAgtcaaaaccaaagagcttcgtgacaaaatcaggaaaaacttttgCAGATTACGATCACATTGA
- the LOC102462036 gene encoding olfactory receptor 52D1-like, whose translation MAAFNLTPSDTSTFILSGIPGLEDSHVWISIPFATCYILCLLGNFSILFVVGKEQTLHQPMYLLFCLLALTDITISTTDVPKALGIFWFNLKVITVSGCLTQITFIGTAIAMQSGVLVSMGFDRYVAICNPLRYTTILTHTRVATLGLLSLIRGILCMLPVPLLLSQLPFCGNRIISDISCQAIPVAKILCGDLTFYRFYALVLALTITGSDLMLLALSYSLIIRAVLRISSQKAHQKALNTCTAHIGVLLTSYTPFFFTLVTNWFGESIAPHVQIFLGNVCILVPTMLNPIVYGVKTKELRDKIRKNFCRL comes from the coding sequence ATGGCAGCTTTCAACCTCACACCCTCTGACACGTCAACATTCATTCTATCAGGCATCCCAGGCCTGGAAGATTCTCACGTCTGGATTTCCATCCCTTTTGCTACTTGTTATATTTTATGCCTATTGGGAAATTTCTCCATTCTGTTCGTGGTAGGCaaagagcagaccctgcaccagccGATGTACCTGCTCTTCTGCCTTCTGGCGCTCACAGATATCACCATCTCTACCACTGATGTGCCAAAGGCCCTGggtatattttggttcaatttgaaAGTCATCACAGTGAGTGGCTGCCTCACCCAAATTACATTCATTGGCACGGCTATTGCAATGCAATCAGGTGTCCTAGTATCAATGGGTTTCGATCGCTATGTTGCCATATGTAATCCTCTGAGATACACCACCATCCTCACCCACACACGGGTAGCTACGCTAGGGCTTCTCAGTTTAATACGAGGGATTCTCTGTATGCTGCCCGTGCCCCTACTGCTGAGCCAGCTGCCGTTCTGTGGCAACCGCATCATCTCTGATATAAGCTGTCAGGCTATTCCTGTGGCCAAGATTTTATGTGGGGACCTCACATTCTACAGGTTCTATGCCTTGGTGCTGGCACTTACaattactgggtcagacctaatgCTCCTTGCCCTTTCCTACTCTCTGATCATCAGGGCCGTTCTAAGAATCTCCTCTCAGAaagcccaccagaaagccctcaacacctgcacTGCTCACATCGGTGTGCTGCTCACGTCTTATACTCCCTTCTTTTTCACCCTTGTGACAAATTGGTTTGGTGAGAGCATCGCTCCTCATGTTCAAATCTTCTTGGGCAATGTCTGTATCCTTGTCCCCACCATGCTCAACCCAATTGTATATGGAgtcaaaaccaaagagcttcgtgacaaaatcaggaaaaacttttgCAGATTATGA